A genomic stretch from Lathyrus oleraceus cultivar Zhongwan6 chromosome 2, CAAS_Psat_ZW6_1.0, whole genome shotgun sequence includes:
- the LOC127120265 gene encoding proline-rich receptor-like protein kinase PERK4, with amino-acid sequence MSSPDNSSPDNSTPDNSTPDNSTPDDADNSSSPPSQPTPSESPPQSPPQQSPPPKSPPPQSPPPSPPAQSSPPPPQSSPPPSQSSPDQSPPSPSQSQPSPPPPASNNPSPQSSNSSFQPPTPAGGRSSPGSSGSGNSPSTPQKSLPNSSSGNSGGDSNYNDNNNTTKAIIGAAIGVGGVLLIMVVACIFLSRKKKRKQMYYYGDHPSHGKGNNNYYNSGPPPNYYGGPHGEHVVRLQNGMGPNGMGPNGMGPNGMGPNGGGGGGGGWGAPPMMMNSADMSSNYSTGPPPLPPPSPSLALGLKGGTFTYEELAAATGGFTDANLIGQGGFGYVHKGILPSGKEIAVKSLKSGSGQGEREFQAEIDIISRVHHRHLVSLVGYCISGGQRMLVYEFISNYTLEYHLHGKGRPTMDWPTRMRIAIGSAKGLAYLHEDCHPRIIHRDIKAANVLIDDSFEAKVADFGLAKLTTDNNTHVSTRVMGTFGYLAPEYASSGKLTEKSDVFSFGVMLLELITGKRPVDVTNAMDDSLVDWARPLLNRGLEEDGNFGELVDPFLEGNYNPQELARMAACAAASIRHSAKKRSKMSQIVRTLEGDVSLDDLKEGIKAGGVAAHASSSGSSEYDTMQYNADIQKFRKAVFNSQEYGTSSFSSGEAPKPKP; translated from the exons ATGTCTTCCCCTGATAACTCCTCGCCGGATAACTCTACACCGGATAATTCCACACCTGATAATAGCACCCCTGATGATGCCGATAACTCTTCTTCGCCACCATCACAACCAACACCTTCAGAATCTCCACCGCAATCTCCACCACAGCAATCTCCACCACCAAAATCCCCACCACCACAATCCCCACCACCATCACCACCTGCACAATCCTCCCCGCCTCCTCCCCAATCCTCTCCGCCTCCTTCACAATCATCTCCCGATCAATCACCTCCATCACCTTCACAATCACAACCTTCTCCTCCACCACCGGCATCAAACAATCCATCCCCACAATCATCAAATTCATCCTTTCAGCCACCAACTCCGGCAGGAGGCCGTTCTTCGCCAGGCTCCTCTGGATCTGGAAATTCACCATCGACCCCACAGAAATCATTACCAAATTCATCATCCGGAAACTCAGGTGGTGATTCCAACTACAACGATAATAATAATACCACTAAGGCAATAATTGGAGCAGCGATTGGGGTGGGAGGTGTTCTTCTCATTATGGTCGTCGCATGCATTTTTTTATCTCGGAAGAAAAAAAGAAAGCAAATGTACTATTATGGAGATCATCCATCTCATGGAAAAG GGAATAACAACTATTACAACAGCGGGCCACCCCCAAATTACTATGGAGGTCCGCACGGGGAACATGTTGTTAGGTTACAAAATGGAATGGGTCCTAACGGAATGGGTCCTAACGGGATGGGTCCTAATGGAATGGGTCCtaatggtggtggtggtggtggtggtggttggGGTGCACCTCCTATGATGATGAATAGTGCAGACATGAGCTCAAATTACTCTACCGGACCACCACCTTTACCTCCTCCATCACCAAGTCTTGCTTTAGGGCTTAAAGGAGGCACATTCACTTATGAGGAATTGGCAGCCGCAACCGGTGGATTCACCGATGCAAATTTGATAGGACAAGGTGGTTTTGGTTATGTTCATAAGGGTATATTACCAAGTGGAAAGGAAATAGCTGTCAAGAGTTTAAAATCGGGTAGCGGACAAGGAGAACGAGAGTTCCAAGCTGAGATTGACATCATTAGTCGTGTCCATCATCGCCATCTTGTTTCACTTGTTGGATATTGTATTTCTGGTGGCCAAAGAATGTTGGTGTATGAATTTATTTCCAACTACACATTGGAGTATCACCTTCATG GAAAGGGTAGACCTACTATGGATTGGCCAACTAGAATGAGAATTGCAATTGGTTCTGCTAAAGGGCTTGCCTATCTTCATGAGGATT GTCATCCTCGCATCATCCATCGTGATATCAAAGCTGCAAATGTCCTCATTGATGATAGCTTTGAAGCAAAG GTTGCTGATTTTGGGTTGGCTAAGTTGACAACCGATAATAATACTCATGTATCAACTCGTGTCATGGGAACCTTCGG GTACCTAGCCCCAGAATATGCATCAAGTGGCAAATTGACAGAGAAGTCTGATGTTTTCTCATTTGGGGTCATGCTATTAGAACTTATAACTGGGAAGCGACCTGTGGATGTCACAAATGCCATGGACGACAGCTTAGTGGACTGG GCTCGACCATTGCTAAACCGTGGACTAGAGGAGGATGGAAACTTCGGTGAGTTGGTGGATCCGTTTTTGGAAGGAAATTACAATCCTCAAGAACTTGCCAGAATGGCAGCCTGTGCTGCTGCTAGCATTCGTCATTCTGCCAAGAAGCGTTCTAAAATGAGCCAG ATTGTAAGAACATTGGAAGGAGATGTCTCACTGGATGACTTGAAGGAGGGAATAAAAGCAGGGGGCGTCGCAGCTCATGCCTCTTCATCTGGTAGTTCGGAGTACGACACAATGCAGTACAATGCTGATATTCAGAAGTTCAGAAAGGCTGTGTTTAACAGCCAGGAATATGGCACCAGCAGCTTCTCCAGTGGCGAAGCACCAAAGCCAAAGCCATGA